The DNA segment AGCAGGCATACTTTCACACTAATATCCATTACTACGAGATAATTTAACAATAAAAATATTAATCTTACATAAAACACGTACGAATATGGCTGTTAAAGACAGAAACCACTGCAAATTTTACGTGCATACATCGCTGGGGTTAAGGTGCGTATTAATGCCTCCAGAAGAATGGCGCGTAAGAAAAGATAAGCTAATTCAAGCATGTTTAAACAATGGAAAAGGCTGCCATTTATTAATGATGTACTACAAGAAAAATTTTAAATGTAATTCTCTTTTAAAAAATAACATAGAACGGGAGGTTTTAGAAAATTCCTTCGATTAGAGCTACCTTGTATAATATTAGAAAGGGAATTGTAGTATTAGGAATTCTTCTTATAGCTATCTCATTTTCAGTGCAAATTTTCGATCAACCCTCCACAACCTATTATTTGCTAGCTATTGCTCTATCAATTTCGATTTATGCACTGTTAAGGAAACTTAAGTTTGAACTATATGTAATATTCCTATCTATATCTGTAGCATATACCAGTTTCCTCGTAGCACATCCTAGAATTATACAACAAAGCGTTTTCGAGACAATAAAATCTTTTTTAAGGGGCGAAGAAACGTCTATATTTATAAGAAATCAGCTTGTTAATTTGCAAATTCCAACCAGCTTATCGATAAACACTTTCCTCATTATAGTTTTATGGGTTGTTTTTCTTTTCTCTATGATCCTTGTATCTTACTCCATGATAAGCTGGCTAACTAAAAGCTGGTTTTTCGTAGAAAATTTAACCCCACCGCTTTTAAAGCCAATTATCGTTTACTCCAAATATTTTTCAGAAATTAAAAAACTTCATGTGTTGATCGGTGCAGGTCTGGCAGCAGGTCTTTTTATGATCGATCTTCTGCTAGCTACGGATTTCCCAGCACTACTATTAATATATACGGATTTAACATTTAATACTTCACTTGCGATTTTTAGCATTATACACCTCTACATTATAAAGAGTTTTACTCAAGTTAGTGAAGCGAATTTTATTTTCGGTGGTGAAATAGGATTAATTATATTCATTCTATTACTCGGTTTGATTTTCGCAAAGCGAGGAATCACCAGGAAAGTTACTCCGATAAAAGAACGCTTAAGGTTGTTTTCAATCCTAGTTTTTGGAATTTCACTAATTTATATCACTCTTTATTTGATGCTAGATACTTTTGCTGTGAACGTTTTCCCCTTTGTGATTGCTGCAATGCTACTTAACAGCGTAGCCTCGTCAAGAATAGAAGCAGAATTTCAAATTCTGTTCATCTGCGGGCAACTAAGCATAGTCAACTATGCAATATTTCTTCCAATGGCAGTTCACGCAATTAATGGAACAATTCCAGGAATATTGTATTCTGTGCTAATTGTAGCATTTACGCCTATTATCCCAGCTGTTCTAGTTAACATAGGTAATGTAGCGGCTTCATATGAAAAAGATACGAATCGGAAATTTAATCAATTTTTATCCATACTTTTAATAACTTTTGCAATTTTTCTCTTTTTCAATTTAGCATTTTACAGGTATAGCAAGGACATATACAACGTGAAAACCTATATTCAGTACGAAAATGAGATTAAATTAGACATTTTTTATATTTGCGCTAGCGCCGCCGCAGCCTTAAGTTTAGGAATTATACATATTCTTCTCTATAAACTTCCTCTAAATCCCGTAGCTTTTACAGTAGCCCCATTTTATGCCTCGAATGCTGACATAATTGCGATTATAGTTGTTTCGGTGGTGAAAATGCTACTAATTAAACGTTTAAAAGCTAAAATTTTTGCTCATATTGCCATTCTAGCTACAATATTTTACGCTATATTTAATATTGTAAAGTTGTATTTAATAGGAAATTTTGGGGTGATATAGCATGCTAATATATCAGCGTGAAAAAATAGAAAAAGCTGAAAAAAATTTACGTGTGTCGCTTATATTCCCATTCATACAAGCTCTATTAGCTGTCTGTCTCCTAGTCTTCCAGATACTCGAGCTTACTGTATCGCTATCGCTTGTTTTTATATCGATAGTAACATTGTTAATGCTATATTTCTCTTTAAAACAGTTTGAAGAGGCGTCCTACGACGTAATTATAAAAATTTTTCCAGTGATTTTAATTTTTTCAATAATTGGTGGGTTAGGAATTTCATCCCTATTTGTATACTCCTCGTATAAGCTAATAAAGGAGGTATTCCATAAAAGAGTGCAGGTGAAAAAATAATATAGTCGAAATACTTATAGGCTGGTCTATTGCGAAAATATAACCTGGTGAAAGAATGGGAAATATAATACCCCCGCCTGAACCCATAGTAAAAGTCCCAGTGCTGATTAAACATGCTGGTGTTCCGCCGAGAAAATACAGGAAGGGAAGAGGATATTCGAAGGGTGAGATTCAAGCTCTAGGTCTGACTATGATTGAAGCTAGGAAATTAGGGATATATGTAGATTCTAGGCGAAAAACCGTATACGATGAAAATATTGAAAGACTGAGAGAATGGCTTGAACGTGTTAAAAAAGGTGAAATGGAGCCCCCAGATCCGACAATGCCCAAAGTCATAAAAGTGAAGCCTGCAGGTAAGAAAGTATTTAAAGGGAAAACTATGGCAGGAAGGAAAATGAGAGGCTTATTAAGGAAAAAGTATAGATATACGCATCAATATAAATGGAAGCGAAAGCAGAAAGAGAGGAAACTAAAGAAAGGACATGAAGCAAAACGTCATAAAGGAGGACATTAGCTGGGAAATAATGGTTTTGATATCTCCCAAGCTTATATATGCTAAAGTAGATAAAAATAATCTATTGAGGAAAATTTTTGAAATTCTGGAGAACGATCATTTTGTACAGGAAGGATTAAAAATGGCTAACATTAACGCAGTAACGAGACTGAACTATAATGATCACGGAGTCATGCACTCACGCATTGTTGCCGGAAGCGCGCTCGAAATGCTCGACATTCTATTGTCGAGAGGCTTTACTCCATCATCGGTAAAGGCTGGGATTGGCAATATAGATGATGCTAAACTTATAGTATTAGCTGGCGCTTATCTCCATGATATAGGAAATGCAATACATAGAAAATATCATAATCTACACGGTTATATTCTAGCTGATAAAGTGCTAGATAAAGTGCTACCTTTAATCTATAATGATCGCAGAAAAGTTGAGGATATAAAATTTGAAATCCTACACGCAATTTTCTCACATGATGAAGAAGTAAACGCGCTGAGTCTGGAAGCTGGAATAGTTAAAATCGCTGATGGAACGGACATGGCTGAAGGTAGAGCTAGAATACCATACAAGAGAGGGAAGCTAGACATACACGCGTTTTCAGCGCTGGCCATAAAAACTGTTGAGGTAATTGAAGGAGCGAAGAGACCGATAGAAATAGTAGTTGATATGGAAAATGAAGCCGGAGTTTTTCAAATAGAGGAAGTCCTGTGTAAAAAGATAAAAACATCAGGGATAAGTAAACTTGTTAAGGTAACAGCTTTGAAAAAGGGTGTTAAGCTCAAAGAACTATACTTGTGATAATACTTAAAGTCAAAATCTAAAGCTCAAATTCTGGCGGGATGAGACCTTCTTCTTTCATTTTGATGATCTGCTCGCGTATATGCTGATCTATAATTTTAGAGCCGCATTTAAAACAGTAGTATTTTCCGTTGATTTTTGCCAGAACCTTTTCGCTACCGCATACCGAGCATTTAGCTTTACCCATAATTACACCTTTTTCAAGATATGAAATAGCAAAATATTAACCTTTACTGGTTATATAAGCAAAAGATATAAGTATGGGCTAACCTACTCTAGCGAGGAGATTATATGGCTGTGAAGAGGATTGAATTCCCCCTTAAACTGCTTGAAAAAGCTCAAAACAGTATAATTCTAGTAAAGCTAAAGGATGGAACGGAATACATTGGCAAACTTGAAAGAAGCGATATTTCGATGAACATGATATTAACAGATACTAAGCAGATAAACGAGAAGAAGGAACCCATAGCAAACTACGGCAAAATCCTCATAAGAGGAAGCAACATCCTATACATATCCCTTGACGCTACACGCGTCGAATAATATTACAGGTAGTAATATTTTAAGAAATTATTTATACCTAAAAGTAATTCAACATTTTGATGTGAAATGGCTAGCAGTATTGTTGTAAACAAGCTTGAAAGAATAAGCACTGAAGAATATCCCATGGAGTTTGTGGAAAGAAAAGGCAAAGGGCATCCTGATTTTATTGCCGATTCGATAGCTGAAATCTCGAGTATCGGCTTATCAAAATACTATCTTGAACATTATGGAAGAATACTACATCATAATGTCGATAAGGTTTTGGTAGTTGGCGGTCAGGCGGCTCCGCGATTCGGAGGAGGCGAAGTACTCCAGCCAATATATATCCTAATCTCTGGAAGAGCTACTACAGACGTCAAGTTAGAAAACGGAACGATCGAAAATATACCTATAGGTCCTATATTACTAGGAGAAGCTAAGAAATGGATAATGGAAAACTTTAGATTTCTAAATCCGGAAAAGCATGTAATAATAGATTACAAAGTAGGTAAGGGTTCTGCAGACTTGGTTCACGTGTTTGAAAGAGAAAAGGAATTCCCGCATGCCAATGATACTTCGTTAGGCGTGGGGTATGCTCCTCTGACTGAAACTGAAAAGCTTGTCTTAAAAGTTGAAGAGGTTTTAAATTCTGAGGATGTAAAAAAGCAATACCCCGCGATAGGAGAAGATATTAAAGTCATGGCAGTTAGACAAAACAACAAAATAGACTTAACAGTTGCTGCAGCTATAATTTCAAAATTTATACACGACATCGACGAATATATTGCCGTAAAAGAAGAAGTAGAAGAGATAGTCTACAAGGTTGCTGAAAAAATAACAGATAAGGAAGTTAAGGTTTACGTTAACGCTGCAGATAATGAAAGCACAGGCAAGGAAGAATCAATATATCTGGTTGTAACTGGGACATCGGCGGAACATGGAGATGATGGTCAAACAGGTAGAGGCAATAGAGCAAATGGTCTTATTACTCCGATGAGGCCTATGTCTCTAGAAGCTACAGCAGGAAAAAACCCGGTAAATCATGTTGGTAAATTATACAACGTTATAGCAAATCTAGCAGCTAAGAAAATTGCTAAAATCGAGGGAGTTAAAGAAGCCTATGTCATCCTTTTAAGTCAGATAGGAAAGCCAATCAACGAGCCCTTGAGGGCAAGCATAGATTTGATCTTGGAAGAAGGAGTAAGCTTTAACTCTGTAAAATATGAGGCTCAGCATATACTATCTGAAGATTTGAACAATGTTCGAAAAATAACTCAAGATATACTGGAAGGAAAAATAAGACTATACTAAATCTTTATCGGTGTAAAGTTTTTTGGATTGCTTCCTCCTCTCGAACCTATAATTTTCGATTATCTTATCAAGCTCCTCTGTAAAGCTGTGAAGCCATTTTTCATCGAGTAATCTCTTCCGCTTTTTTATCGCAGTTGTAACGCTATCTTTCATAGCAAAGTATTCTCCGTCGACTCCAATAATTTCTATTTCTTCGTCTTTTATAACTGGTATCAAAGAACGCTCCAAGTAATCTCTGATATACTCTGGGATGAAACCTTTAACAATTAAAGCTTTTACATTTTCTTTTATAAGCTCTCCTGCAGCTTTAATATCCCCTGGCGTAGCGTCGAGAACGTATACTATTTTACCATCTAACGATGTAAACTTGCCTAAAACCTCGGATACTCCGCTGAGCGATAAAACTTTTATCACGATAAGCTTCTCAATCTTTTCGTCTAGGGCAAGTTCAGTTATCTTCCTCCATTGATAGATTCTTGATTGTAACTCGTCAATCAATACTTCCTTCTCTTTCAGCTTCTCAGCCAAAAACTTTGCTCGGTTCTCAAGAGATTTCACTTTCCTATCTGTTTTAACACTTTTCCCTCTAGCTGACAGCAACAATTCAAGCGTGTTTTCTAATTCGCTGATTTTTCCACGAAGCTCCGCTATTTCTTTATCCAAAAAATCGAGTTGTAATTCGTATTCTTTGATGATTTTTTCTTTTTGCTCGAGAAGAGCTTCCAAATAGCTAATCTTAGCTTTATAATCTTTTTCTTGAGGCTGTAATACTACTTCCTCCTGAACAGGCATTCTTGACGAAGCAACTATTTTAACAGCATCTTTTACTGTATAGCCTTTTATCACAAGCGCTTTAATTTCAGAAATTGGAAGGTTAATTGCAAGATTTTTGGCTACGGACTCTACCTGTCTCATTTTATTCTCAATAGCAAAATAAGCTTTTAAAGCAGCAGCGAGAGCATCTCTTTGATGACTATCATAAACCTTTATGCCCGGCTGTAACTTTAAATTTTCAATAAACCTAGACACGATCTCTCTTTTCTCCTTAACAGGCAAATTCTGTTTTGGCACGTATAACAAAGCGTTTAGAGAAGTCGCAAGTTTCTTAGCAAATGTGGGTGGGGGATTAGAGTCTGTAGCAACTATAAGCGGCTTACCCCATTCCGATAATATCCTAATTATCTGGTTTCTGCTAAGCCAACGTCTACTCATTAAATGTAATAAATAACCGTCAATTGTTAAAATCGCTAAACCAGTAGAAATTCCAGGATCTACTCCTACAATCAAGTATCGATCTTTTCTAGATCTATAAATTCTCCTTTTTCTTCGCAAGGGAATGAACTCTATTGCCTCTCTTACAATAGGCTCGATTGAAACATGAACATCATGACCTTTCATAGGCTTTACGAGCCCGTAAAGAGAGTTACGGGGAGCGTATACTATGAATATGCTACCTGAATAACCATATGGAGATTTTCGAAAATATAGATCATATTCTATTTTATTCCTATTTAGAGTATCCTTTATCTCGTTTGTTATCCTGAAAATAAGAGAGTCTATGTTACGGCGATATCTTTCCTTGCTCATGCCGCCTTGAGTAAGGCTTCTCCCCCTTGAAACGGTTATTCGAGTCTCGTTCTCGAAAATCACAGCCTCGGAGCCAATCTTCATGTAAGCTAGCTTTGCAATAATTTCAGATGCATTTAATGGATTTAGTTTGCCCCCTTCAAACAATCCCAGAGAGCGAGCGATATGCTCAAGATTATATTCTTTCCCATGAATCACGTTAACTTGCACAAGACGCGGAGTATGAATCGGCTTCGACATAAAAGCTGCAATTTCCGACGAGTTCTCTCCTATTTCGTAAATATTATCAACAGCTAAAATGTCAACTCCGAATCTATCAATAAGCTTTAGAAGTCTCTCTCTACTAATTTTCTTAAAACGCTTCTCTACCTTTCCATCAACTAATAGCGTTGCAGCATACTTTACACTAGGCTTAA comes from the Thermoproteales archaeon genome and includes:
- a CDS encoding TFIIB-type zinc finger domain-containing protein; the protein is MGKAKCSVCGSEKVLAKINGKYYCFKCGSKIIDQHIREQIIKMKEEGLIPPEFEL
- a CDS encoding methionine adenosyltransferase encodes the protein MASSIVVNKLERISTEEYPMEFVERKGKGHPDFIADSIAEISSIGLSKYYLEHYGRILHHNVDKVLVVGGQAAPRFGGGEVLQPIYILISGRATTDVKLENGTIENIPIGPILLGEAKKWIMENFRFLNPEKHVIIDYKVGKGSADLVHVFEREKEFPHANDTSLGVGYAPLTETEKLVLKVEEVLNSEDVKKQYPAIGEDIKVMAVRQNNKIDLTVAAAIISKFIHDIDEYIAVKEEVEEIVYKVAEKITDKEVKVYVNAADNESTGKEESIYLVVTGTSAEHGDDGQTGRGNRANGLITPMRPMSLEATAGKNPVNHVGKLYNVIANLAAKKIAKIEGVKEAYVILLSQIGKPINEPLRASIDLILEEGVSFNSVKYEAQHILSEDLNNVRKITQDILEGKIRLY
- a CDS encoding HD domain-containing protein, which encodes MKEDISWEIMVLISPKLIYAKVDKNNLLRKIFEILENDHFVQEGLKMANINAVTRLNYNDHGVMHSRIVAGSALEMLDILLSRGFTPSSVKAGIGNIDDAKLIVLAGAYLHDIGNAIHRKYHNLHGYILADKVLDKVLPLIYNDRRKVEDIKFEILHAIFSHDEEVNALSLEAGIVKIADGTDMAEGRARIPYKRGKLDIHAFSALAIKTVEVIEGAKRPIEIVVDMENEAGVFQIEEVLCKKIKTSGISKLVKVTALKKGVKLKELYL
- a CDS encoding ribosomal protein L13e translates to MGNIIPPPEPIVKVPVLIKHAGVPPRKYRKGRGYSKGEIQALGLTMIEARKLGIYVDSRRKTVYDENIERLREWLERVKKGEMEPPDPTMPKVIKVKPAGKKVFKGKTMAGRKMRGLLRKKYRYTHQYKWKRKQKERKLKKGHEAKRHKGGH
- a CDS encoding DUF460 domain-containing protein; translation: MERNVILGIDILPSESAVKPSVKYAATLLVDGKVEKRFKKISRERLLKLIDRFGVDILAVDNIYEIGENSSEIAAFMSKPIHTPRLVQVNVIHGKEYNLEHIARSLGLFEGGKLNPLNASEIIAKLAYMKIGSEAVIFENETRITVSRGRSLTQGGMSKERYRRNIDSLIFRITNEIKDTLNRNKIEYDLYFRKSPYGYSGSIFIVYAPRNSLYGLVKPMKGHDVHVSIEPIVREAIEFIPLRRKRRIYRSRKDRYLIVGVDPGISTGLAILTIDGYLLHLMSRRWLSRNQIIRILSEWGKPLIVATDSNPPPTFAKKLATSLNALLYVPKQNLPVKEKREIVSRFIENLKLQPGIKVYDSHQRDALAAALKAYFAIENKMRQVESVAKNLAINLPISEIKALVIKGYTVKDAVKIVASSRMPVQEEVVLQPQEKDYKAKISYLEALLEQKEKIIKEYELQLDFLDKEIAELRGKISELENTLELLLSARGKSVKTDRKVKSLENRAKFLAEKLKEKEVLIDELQSRIYQWRKITELALDEKIEKLIVIKVLSLSGVSEVLGKFTSLDGKIVYVLDATPGDIKAAGELIKENVKALIVKGFIPEYIRDYLERSLIPVIKDEEIEIIGVDGEYFAMKDSVTTAIKKRKRLLDEKWLHSFTEELDKIIENYRFERRKQSKKLYTDKDLV